A single window of Serinus canaria isolate serCan28SL12 chromosome 14, serCan2020, whole genome shotgun sequence DNA harbors:
- the LOC103817964 gene encoding ankyrin repeat and fibronectin type-III domain-containing protein 1-like isoform X2 → MPEQKPYKKHSASEHQKGCTVPSAGEAWRLEDDCSEPPRAPQLGTAVEDAPFSYFRTRSFYMRKSLSVDNHLGSLSYTVHPAESKAERVRTKLRRQFSLGSADKKDFYQPKSSSPKMTQQMRDLQLAQARKPPGPSSPNAAKRLYRNLSGKFRVNYTSFDEGSLVGRGEKEKLRKTYLFQSNAALFEAVELQDLDRVQEMLKHYSPEELDLNTPNSEGLLPLDIAIMTNNAPIAKALLQAGAKESPHFVSLESRSLHLSTLVREAEQRVNELMAQVVNEAPNADCSEKEKQLKAWEWRFRLYKRMKAGFEHAQVPDAPSSVHLSVASSTSLQVTFWEPLSVNSAVVTKYKVEWSCSPTFSPLLGEAVIDKLKDLHFTIQGLMSGTVYHVRVSAYNMKGWGPPQASTPPFAIPSNWREYDGRAPRRRGQAEALDHLLGQVKTVHQHCICHEPCKNQPQSRKHSVSKSLKHLFHPGSKFLKTLKRGLYLTAIFYRDDNILVTHEDQIPVVEIDDTYSCLLMQDFLWLTKVSCMWDEILWLRQCVTVSQSSCSCILQTRFKMLLAISQMQGLLGIQDLGQVFFEPIKDKQGNILIITLKEVKTNQTFESVRWVPICKLQTGRKSVSSPEEPTALDTLLISLQDKLAYHQRSSHALSPGLYLGYLKLCSAVDQIRVLVPEQLPNILCHVKIRSNPNISREEWEWLQKMASVEEPVPSEPETDRSQNPLFQELQVAIKELMTLVNIPLQEAKDFRLYSQEVLDFGDQVSFLLLLPPSDDVCTAPGQNNPYTPRSGFLTLPLQIFELVHFFTYNQEFITQYCQVSALLELESLLSQQSLREAFSDAELTTAKQRHQQVQDYIQQMEEIWREMRWIVDVLQHARYKQPSCGISLSGFLSEAGAAVKEKTRSSSSHLDYLPSPVLSPETSRKLNSDSHGLSDEEGSSEVFLATDSDYDSSRAQSPKELDLVCSTSGLEGCSRRLARTLRDSAPDVLQSHELKTPPAVLPPPEEPRPPPQLYDSDFVLPSRQIELLRITEKRQAYCVRTSSLDFPKPHCPAPRKSCPGSVDSSPAESRTTGPCGQLRLGTGSTASPERRRSGQGSEPVCRTRSDEWTQDLPDQHLEQPGGLADQGKKLGSVTLRVCPQYETGLSKETSVKLHITSQTPASEVVKLVVLEMNNISRDVLGASAAVCYGEEQLEHFGLVFAANETEQWLPDDFLPLSLHTSQPEGRFLVRIKETSPLVLQYGPATTV, encoded by the exons GTCATCCTCCCCTAAAATGACACAGCAGATGCGGgacctgcagctggcacaggccaGGAAGCCACCAGGCCCTTCCTCACCAAACGCGGCCAAGAGGCTCTACCGGAACCTGTCCGGGAAATTCCGCGTCAACTACACCTCCTTCGACGAGGGCAGCCTGGTGGGACGGGGCGAGAAGGAGAAGCTCCGCAAGACCTATCTG TTCCAGAGCAATGCTGCACTCTTTGAGGCCGTGGAACTGCAGGATCTTGACAGGGTGCAGGAGATGCTGAAGCACtacagccctgaggagctggacCTCAACACCCCCAATAGCGAGGGGCTCCTGCCCCTGGACATTGCCATCATGACCAACAACGCTCCCATCGCCAaggccctgctgcaggcaggagcaaagGAGAGCCCGCACT TTGTGAGCCTGGAAAGCCGCTCTCTGCACCTCTCCACGCTGGTGCGGGAAGCAGAGCAGCGCGTCAACGAGCTGATGGCGCAGGTGGTGAACGAGGCGCCCAACGCTGACTGCTCcgagaaggagaagcagctcaAGGCCTGGGAGTGGCGATTCCGGCTTTACAAGCGCATGAAGGCAGGGTTTGAGCATGCCC aaGTGCCAGATGCCCCCAGCAGCGTCCACctctctgtggccagcagcacctcatTGCAGGTGACCTTCTGGGAGCCCCTGAGTGTCAACTCAGCCGTTGTCACCAAGTACAAAG TGGAGTGGAGCTGCTCCCCCACCTTCTCACCACTGCTGGGAGAAGCTGTGATTGACAAGTTGAAGGACCTGCACTTCACCATCCAGGGGCTGATGTCG GGCACGGTGTACCACGTCCGCGTGTCTGCCTACAACATGAAGGGCTGGGGTCCCCCGCAAGCCTCCACGCCCCCCTTCGCCATCCCTTCCA aCTGGCGGGAGTACGATGGCCGGGCGCCGCGGCGGAGGGGACAGGCTGAGGCCCTGGACCATCTCCTGGGCCAGGTGAAGACTGTCCATCAGCACTGCATTTGCCATG AGCCCTGCAAGAAccagccccagagcagaaaGCATTCAGTCTCCAAGAGCCTCAAGCACCTCTTCCACCCTGGCAGCAAGTTTCTCAAGACACTGAAGCG GGGCCTCTACCTGACAGCCATCTTCTACAGGGATGACAACATCCTGGTGACCCATGAAGACCAGATCCCTGTGGTGGAGATTGATGACACCTACTCCTGCCTACTCATGCAGGATTTCCTCTGGCTCACCAAG GTGTCATGTATGTGGGATGAGATCCTGTGGCTGCGGCAGTGTGTCACCGTGTCCCagtcctcctgctcctgcatcctGCAGACGCGCTTCAAGATGCTGCTGGCCATCTCGCAGATGCAG GGGCTGTTGGGCATCCAGGACCTGGGGCAGGTCTTCTTTGAGCCCATCAAAGACAAACAGGGCAACATCCTCATCATCACTCTGAAGGAGGTGAAGACCAACCAGACCTTTGAGAGTGTCCGCTGGGTGCCCATCTGCAAGCTGCAGACCGGCCGCAAGTCTGTGTCCTCCCCCGAGGAGCCCACTGCTCTGGACACGCTGCTCATCTCCCTCCAG GACAAGCTGGCTTATCACCAGCGAAGCAGCCACGCCCTCTCCCCGGGCCTCTACCTGGGCTACTTgaagctgtgcagtgctgtagATCAGATCCGAGTGctggtgccagagcagctccccaaCATCCTGTGCCACGTCAAGATCCGCTCCAACCCCAACATCTCCAG GGAGGAGTGGGAGTGGCTGCAGAAGATGGCCAGCGTGGAGGAGCCTGTTCCCTCAGAGCCAGAGACTGACAGGTCTCAGAACCCATTGTTTCAGGAGCTCCAAGTGGCCATCAAGGAGCTCATGACCCTAGTGAACATCCCACTGCAAGAG GCCAAAGACTTCCGTCTGTACAGCCAAGAGGTGCTGGACTTTGGGGATCAggtctccttcctgctgctgctgcctccatcAGATGACGTGTGCACCGCTCCAGGCCAGAACAACCCCTATACCCCTCGCTCTGGCTTCCTCACACTGCCACTGCAGATCTTCGAGCTGG TCCACTTCTTCACGTACAACCAGGAGTTCATCACCCAGTACTGCCAGGTGTCcgccctgctggagctggagtcactcctctcccagcagagcctcaggGAGGCTTTCTCCGATGCTGAGCTCACCACCGCCAAGCAGAGGCACCAGCAGGTTCAGGACTACATCCAG CAAATGGAGGAGATCTGGCGAGAGATGCGCTGGATCGTGGATGTCCTGCAGCACGCCCGCTACAAGCAGCCCTCCTGTGGGATCTCTCTCAGTGGCTTCCTCAGCGAGGCCGGGGCGGCAGTGAAGGAGAAAACCCGATCCTCTTCATCCCACCTTGACTACCTTCCAtccccagtgctctcaccagAGACCAGCCGCAAGCTCAACTCCG ACTCGCACGGCCTGTCGGACGAGGAAGGCTCCTCTGAGGTGTTCCTGGCCACCGACAGCGACTATGACTCCAGCCGGGCGCAGAGCCCGAAGGAGCTGGACCTGGTGTGCTCCACCTCGGGGCTCGAGGGCTGCAGCCGGAGGTTAGCCCGCACCCTGCGGGACAGTGCCCCGGACGTCCTGCAAAGCCACGAGCTCAAGACCCCACCCGCAGTGCTGCCACCGCCAGAGGAGCCCCGGCCACCGCCCCAGCTCTATGACAGTGACTTTGTCCTGCCCAGCCGGCAGATCGAGCTGCTGCGCATCACTGAGAAGCGACAGGCGTACTGCGTTCGGACCAGCAGCCTGGACTTCCCCAAGCCCCACTGCCCCGCCCCGAGAAAGTCCTGCCCCGGCTCCGTGGACAGCTCCCCGGCCGAGAGCAGGACCACGGGCCCCTGcgggcagctcaggctggggaCTGGCTCCACAGCCAGCCCCGAGCGCCGCCGGAGCGGACAGGGCTCCGAGCCCGTCTGCCGGACGCGCTCAGATGAGTGGACTCAGGACTTGCCAGACCAGCATCTAGAGCAGCCTGGGGGCTTGGCCGACCAAGGGAAGAAGCTGGGCTCTGTCACCTTGAGGGTCTGCCCTCAGTACGAAACGGGACTCTCCAAAGAGACCAGTGTCAAG CTGCACATCACCAGCCAGACGCCTGCCAGCGAGGTGGTGAAGCTGGTGGTGCTGGAGATGAACAACATCTCGCGGGACGTGCTGGGCGCCTCGGCTGCCGTGTGCTACGgcgaggagcagctggagcacttTGGGCTGGTGTTCGCTGCCAATGAGACCGAGCAGTGGCTCCCCGATGACTTCCTGCCTCTGTCCCTCCACACCAGCCAGCCCGAGGGGCGGTTCTTGGTCCGCATCAAGGAGACGTCCCCGCTGGTGCTCCAGTACGGGCCAGCGACCACCGTATGA
- the LOC103817964 gene encoding ankyrin repeat and fibronectin type-III domain-containing protein 1-like isoform X3, whose amino-acid sequence MPCLSVRAPCPCVSPCPGMLGWAVLQQPSSAGAGWAFTGDQSLGSADKKDFYQPKSESSLARFAHRLSVKQKQEKRRKAEYGSAELSAFRPRSLSIEWSSSPKMTQQMRDLQLAQARKPPGPSSPNAAKRLYRNLSGKFRVNYTSFDEGSLVGRGEKEKLRKTYLFQSNAALFEAVELQDLDRVQEMLKHYSPEELDLNTPNSEGLLPLDIAIMTNNAPIAKALLQAGAKESPHFVSLESRSLHLSTLVREAEQRVNELMAQVVNEAPNADCSEKEKQLKAWEWRFRLYKRMKAGFEHAQVPDAPSSVHLSVASSTSLQVTFWEPLSVNSAVVTKYKVEWSCSPTFSPLLGEAVIDKLKDLHFTIQGLMSGTVYHVRVSAYNMKGWGPPQASTPPFAIPSNWREYDGRAPRRRGQAEALDHLLGQVKTVHQHCICHEPCKNQPQSRKHSVSKSLKHLFHPGSKFLKTLKRGLYLTAIFYRDDNILVTHEDQIPVVEIDDTYSCLLMQDFLWLTKVSCMWDEILWLRQCVTVSQSSCSCILQTRFKMLLAISQMQGLLGIQDLGQVFFEPIKDKQGNILIITLKEVKTNQTFESVRWVPICKLQTGRKSVSSPEEPTALDTLLISLQDKLAYHQRSSHALSPGLYLGYLKLCSAVDQIRVLVPEQLPNILCHVKIRSNPNISREEWEWLQKMASVEEPVPSEPETDRSQNPLFQELQVAIKELMTLVNIPLQEAKDFRLYSQEVLDFGDQVSFLLLLPPSDDVCTAPGQNNPYTPRSGFLTLPLQIFELVHFFTYNQEFITQYCQVSALLELESLLSQQSLREAFSDAELTTAKQRHQQVQDYIQQMEEIWREMRWIVDVLQHARYKQPSCGISLSGFLSEAGAAVKEKTRSSSSHLDYLPSPVLSPETSRKLNSDSHGLSDEEGSSEVFLATDSDYDSSRAQSPKELDLVCSTSGLEGCSRRLARTLRDSAPDVLQSHELKTPPAVLPPPEEPRPPPQLYDSDFVLPSRQIELLRITEKRQAYCVRTSSLDFPKPHCPAPRKSCPGSVDSSPAESRTTGPCGQLRLGTGSTASPERRRSGQGSEPVCRTRSDEWTQDLPDQHLEQPGGLADQGKKLGSVTLRVCPQYETGLSKETSVKLHITSQTPASEVVKLVVLEMNNISRDVLGASAAVCYGEEQLEHFGLVFAANETEQWLPDDFLPLSLHTSQPEGRFLVRIKETSPLVLQYGPATTV is encoded by the exons GTCATCCTCCCCTAAAATGACACAGCAGATGCGGgacctgcagctggcacaggccaGGAAGCCACCAGGCCCTTCCTCACCAAACGCGGCCAAGAGGCTCTACCGGAACCTGTCCGGGAAATTCCGCGTCAACTACACCTCCTTCGACGAGGGCAGCCTGGTGGGACGGGGCGAGAAGGAGAAGCTCCGCAAGACCTATCTG TTCCAGAGCAATGCTGCACTCTTTGAGGCCGTGGAACTGCAGGATCTTGACAGGGTGCAGGAGATGCTGAAGCACtacagccctgaggagctggacCTCAACACCCCCAATAGCGAGGGGCTCCTGCCCCTGGACATTGCCATCATGACCAACAACGCTCCCATCGCCAaggccctgctgcaggcaggagcaaagGAGAGCCCGCACT TTGTGAGCCTGGAAAGCCGCTCTCTGCACCTCTCCACGCTGGTGCGGGAAGCAGAGCAGCGCGTCAACGAGCTGATGGCGCAGGTGGTGAACGAGGCGCCCAACGCTGACTGCTCcgagaaggagaagcagctcaAGGCCTGGGAGTGGCGATTCCGGCTTTACAAGCGCATGAAGGCAGGGTTTGAGCATGCCC aaGTGCCAGATGCCCCCAGCAGCGTCCACctctctgtggccagcagcacctcatTGCAGGTGACCTTCTGGGAGCCCCTGAGTGTCAACTCAGCCGTTGTCACCAAGTACAAAG TGGAGTGGAGCTGCTCCCCCACCTTCTCACCACTGCTGGGAGAAGCTGTGATTGACAAGTTGAAGGACCTGCACTTCACCATCCAGGGGCTGATGTCG GGCACGGTGTACCACGTCCGCGTGTCTGCCTACAACATGAAGGGCTGGGGTCCCCCGCAAGCCTCCACGCCCCCCTTCGCCATCCCTTCCA aCTGGCGGGAGTACGATGGCCGGGCGCCGCGGCGGAGGGGACAGGCTGAGGCCCTGGACCATCTCCTGGGCCAGGTGAAGACTGTCCATCAGCACTGCATTTGCCATG AGCCCTGCAAGAAccagccccagagcagaaaGCATTCAGTCTCCAAGAGCCTCAAGCACCTCTTCCACCCTGGCAGCAAGTTTCTCAAGACACTGAAGCG GGGCCTCTACCTGACAGCCATCTTCTACAGGGATGACAACATCCTGGTGACCCATGAAGACCAGATCCCTGTGGTGGAGATTGATGACACCTACTCCTGCCTACTCATGCAGGATTTCCTCTGGCTCACCAAG GTGTCATGTATGTGGGATGAGATCCTGTGGCTGCGGCAGTGTGTCACCGTGTCCCagtcctcctgctcctgcatcctGCAGACGCGCTTCAAGATGCTGCTGGCCATCTCGCAGATGCAG GGGCTGTTGGGCATCCAGGACCTGGGGCAGGTCTTCTTTGAGCCCATCAAAGACAAACAGGGCAACATCCTCATCATCACTCTGAAGGAGGTGAAGACCAACCAGACCTTTGAGAGTGTCCGCTGGGTGCCCATCTGCAAGCTGCAGACCGGCCGCAAGTCTGTGTCCTCCCCCGAGGAGCCCACTGCTCTGGACACGCTGCTCATCTCCCTCCAG GACAAGCTGGCTTATCACCAGCGAAGCAGCCACGCCCTCTCCCCGGGCCTCTACCTGGGCTACTTgaagctgtgcagtgctgtagATCAGATCCGAGTGctggtgccagagcagctccccaaCATCCTGTGCCACGTCAAGATCCGCTCCAACCCCAACATCTCCAG GGAGGAGTGGGAGTGGCTGCAGAAGATGGCCAGCGTGGAGGAGCCTGTTCCCTCAGAGCCAGAGACTGACAGGTCTCAGAACCCATTGTTTCAGGAGCTCCAAGTGGCCATCAAGGAGCTCATGACCCTAGTGAACATCCCACTGCAAGAG GCCAAAGACTTCCGTCTGTACAGCCAAGAGGTGCTGGACTTTGGGGATCAggtctccttcctgctgctgctgcctccatcAGATGACGTGTGCACCGCTCCAGGCCAGAACAACCCCTATACCCCTCGCTCTGGCTTCCTCACACTGCCACTGCAGATCTTCGAGCTGG TCCACTTCTTCACGTACAACCAGGAGTTCATCACCCAGTACTGCCAGGTGTCcgccctgctggagctggagtcactcctctcccagcagagcctcaggGAGGCTTTCTCCGATGCTGAGCTCACCACCGCCAAGCAGAGGCACCAGCAGGTTCAGGACTACATCCAG CAAATGGAGGAGATCTGGCGAGAGATGCGCTGGATCGTGGATGTCCTGCAGCACGCCCGCTACAAGCAGCCCTCCTGTGGGATCTCTCTCAGTGGCTTCCTCAGCGAGGCCGGGGCGGCAGTGAAGGAGAAAACCCGATCCTCTTCATCCCACCTTGACTACCTTCCAtccccagtgctctcaccagAGACCAGCCGCAAGCTCAACTCCG ACTCGCACGGCCTGTCGGACGAGGAAGGCTCCTCTGAGGTGTTCCTGGCCACCGACAGCGACTATGACTCCAGCCGGGCGCAGAGCCCGAAGGAGCTGGACCTGGTGTGCTCCACCTCGGGGCTCGAGGGCTGCAGCCGGAGGTTAGCCCGCACCCTGCGGGACAGTGCCCCGGACGTCCTGCAAAGCCACGAGCTCAAGACCCCACCCGCAGTGCTGCCACCGCCAGAGGAGCCCCGGCCACCGCCCCAGCTCTATGACAGTGACTTTGTCCTGCCCAGCCGGCAGATCGAGCTGCTGCGCATCACTGAGAAGCGACAGGCGTACTGCGTTCGGACCAGCAGCCTGGACTTCCCCAAGCCCCACTGCCCCGCCCCGAGAAAGTCCTGCCCCGGCTCCGTGGACAGCTCCCCGGCCGAGAGCAGGACCACGGGCCCCTGcgggcagctcaggctggggaCTGGCTCCACAGCCAGCCCCGAGCGCCGCCGGAGCGGACAGGGCTCCGAGCCCGTCTGCCGGACGCGCTCAGATGAGTGGACTCAGGACTTGCCAGACCAGCATCTAGAGCAGCCTGGGGGCTTGGCCGACCAAGGGAAGAAGCTGGGCTCTGTCACCTTGAGGGTCTGCCCTCAGTACGAAACGGGACTCTCCAAAGAGACCAGTGTCAAG CTGCACATCACCAGCCAGACGCCTGCCAGCGAGGTGGTGAAGCTGGTGGTGCTGGAGATGAACAACATCTCGCGGGACGTGCTGGGCGCCTCGGCTGCCGTGTGCTACGgcgaggagcagctggagcacttTGGGCTGGTGTTCGCTGCCAATGAGACCGAGCAGTGGCTCCCCGATGACTTCCTGCCTCTGTCCCTCCACACCAGCCAGCCCGAGGGGCGGTTCTTGGTCCGCATCAAGGAGACGTCCCCGCTGGTGCTCCAGTACGGGCCAGCGACCACCGTATGA
- the LOC103817964 gene encoding ankyrin repeat and fibronectin type-III domain-containing protein 1-like isoform X5, with translation MPCLSVRAPCPCVSPCPGMLGWAVLQQPSSAGAGWAFTGDQSLGSADKKDFYQPKSSSPKMTQQMRDLQLAQARKPPGPSSPNAAKRLYRNLSGKFRVNYTSFDEGSLVGRGEKEKLRKTYLFQSNAALFEAVELQDLDRVQEMLKHYSPEELDLNTPNSEGLLPLDIAIMTNNAPIAKALLQAGAKESPHFVSLESRSLHLSTLVREAEQRVNELMAQVVNEAPNADCSEKEKQLKAWEWRFRLYKRMKAGFEHAQVPDAPSSVHLSVASSTSLQVTFWEPLSVNSAVVTKYKVEWSCSPTFSPLLGEAVIDKLKDLHFTIQGLMSGTVYHVRVSAYNMKGWGPPQASTPPFAIPSNWREYDGRAPRRRGQAEALDHLLGQVKTVHQHCICHEPCKNQPQSRKHSVSKSLKHLFHPGSKFLKTLKRGLYLTAIFYRDDNILVTHEDQIPVVEIDDTYSCLLMQDFLWLTKVSCMWDEILWLRQCVTVSQSSCSCILQTRFKMLLAISQMQGLLGIQDLGQVFFEPIKDKQGNILIITLKEVKTNQTFESVRWVPICKLQTGRKSVSSPEEPTALDTLLISLQDKLAYHQRSSHALSPGLYLGYLKLCSAVDQIRVLVPEQLPNILCHVKIRSNPNISREEWEWLQKMASVEEPVPSEPETDRSQNPLFQELQVAIKELMTLVNIPLQEAKDFRLYSQEVLDFGDQVSFLLLLPPSDDVCTAPGQNNPYTPRSGFLTLPLQIFELVHFFTYNQEFITQYCQVSALLELESLLSQQSLREAFSDAELTTAKQRHQQVQDYIQQMEEIWREMRWIVDVLQHARYKQPSCGISLSGFLSEAGAAVKEKTRSSSSHLDYLPSPVLSPETSRKLNSDSHGLSDEEGSSEVFLATDSDYDSSRAQSPKELDLVCSTSGLEGCSRRLARTLRDSAPDVLQSHELKTPPAVLPPPEEPRPPPQLYDSDFVLPSRQIELLRITEKRQAYCVRTSSLDFPKPHCPAPRKSCPGSVDSSPAESRTTGPCGQLRLGTGSTASPERRRSGQGSEPVCRTRSDEWTQDLPDQHLEQPGGLADQGKKLGSVTLRVCPQYETGLSKETSVKLHITSQTPASEVVKLVVLEMNNISRDVLGASAAVCYGEEQLEHFGLVFAANETEQWLPDDFLPLSLHTSQPEGRFLVRIKETSPLVLQYGPATTV, from the exons GTCATCCTCCCCTAAAATGACACAGCAGATGCGGgacctgcagctggcacaggccaGGAAGCCACCAGGCCCTTCCTCACCAAACGCGGCCAAGAGGCTCTACCGGAACCTGTCCGGGAAATTCCGCGTCAACTACACCTCCTTCGACGAGGGCAGCCTGGTGGGACGGGGCGAGAAGGAGAAGCTCCGCAAGACCTATCTG TTCCAGAGCAATGCTGCACTCTTTGAGGCCGTGGAACTGCAGGATCTTGACAGGGTGCAGGAGATGCTGAAGCACtacagccctgaggagctggacCTCAACACCCCCAATAGCGAGGGGCTCCTGCCCCTGGACATTGCCATCATGACCAACAACGCTCCCATCGCCAaggccctgctgcaggcaggagcaaagGAGAGCCCGCACT TTGTGAGCCTGGAAAGCCGCTCTCTGCACCTCTCCACGCTGGTGCGGGAAGCAGAGCAGCGCGTCAACGAGCTGATGGCGCAGGTGGTGAACGAGGCGCCCAACGCTGACTGCTCcgagaaggagaagcagctcaAGGCCTGGGAGTGGCGATTCCGGCTTTACAAGCGCATGAAGGCAGGGTTTGAGCATGCCC aaGTGCCAGATGCCCCCAGCAGCGTCCACctctctgtggccagcagcacctcatTGCAGGTGACCTTCTGGGAGCCCCTGAGTGTCAACTCAGCCGTTGTCACCAAGTACAAAG TGGAGTGGAGCTGCTCCCCCACCTTCTCACCACTGCTGGGAGAAGCTGTGATTGACAAGTTGAAGGACCTGCACTTCACCATCCAGGGGCTGATGTCG GGCACGGTGTACCACGTCCGCGTGTCTGCCTACAACATGAAGGGCTGGGGTCCCCCGCAAGCCTCCACGCCCCCCTTCGCCATCCCTTCCA aCTGGCGGGAGTACGATGGCCGGGCGCCGCGGCGGAGGGGACAGGCTGAGGCCCTGGACCATCTCCTGGGCCAGGTGAAGACTGTCCATCAGCACTGCATTTGCCATG AGCCCTGCAAGAAccagccccagagcagaaaGCATTCAGTCTCCAAGAGCCTCAAGCACCTCTTCCACCCTGGCAGCAAGTTTCTCAAGACACTGAAGCG GGGCCTCTACCTGACAGCCATCTTCTACAGGGATGACAACATCCTGGTGACCCATGAAGACCAGATCCCTGTGGTGGAGATTGATGACACCTACTCCTGCCTACTCATGCAGGATTTCCTCTGGCTCACCAAG GTGTCATGTATGTGGGATGAGATCCTGTGGCTGCGGCAGTGTGTCACCGTGTCCCagtcctcctgctcctgcatcctGCAGACGCGCTTCAAGATGCTGCTGGCCATCTCGCAGATGCAG GGGCTGTTGGGCATCCAGGACCTGGGGCAGGTCTTCTTTGAGCCCATCAAAGACAAACAGGGCAACATCCTCATCATCACTCTGAAGGAGGTGAAGACCAACCAGACCTTTGAGAGTGTCCGCTGGGTGCCCATCTGCAAGCTGCAGACCGGCCGCAAGTCTGTGTCCTCCCCCGAGGAGCCCACTGCTCTGGACACGCTGCTCATCTCCCTCCAG GACAAGCTGGCTTATCACCAGCGAAGCAGCCACGCCCTCTCCCCGGGCCTCTACCTGGGCTACTTgaagctgtgcagtgctgtagATCAGATCCGAGTGctggtgccagagcagctccccaaCATCCTGTGCCACGTCAAGATCCGCTCCAACCCCAACATCTCCAG GGAGGAGTGGGAGTGGCTGCAGAAGATGGCCAGCGTGGAGGAGCCTGTTCCCTCAGAGCCAGAGACTGACAGGTCTCAGAACCCATTGTTTCAGGAGCTCCAAGTGGCCATCAAGGAGCTCATGACCCTAGTGAACATCCCACTGCAAGAG GCCAAAGACTTCCGTCTGTACAGCCAAGAGGTGCTGGACTTTGGGGATCAggtctccttcctgctgctgctgcctccatcAGATGACGTGTGCACCGCTCCAGGCCAGAACAACCCCTATACCCCTCGCTCTGGCTTCCTCACACTGCCACTGCAGATCTTCGAGCTGG TCCACTTCTTCACGTACAACCAGGAGTTCATCACCCAGTACTGCCAGGTGTCcgccctgctggagctggagtcactcctctcccagcagagcctcaggGAGGCTTTCTCCGATGCTGAGCTCACCACCGCCAAGCAGAGGCACCAGCAGGTTCAGGACTACATCCAG CAAATGGAGGAGATCTGGCGAGAGATGCGCTGGATCGTGGATGTCCTGCAGCACGCCCGCTACAAGCAGCCCTCCTGTGGGATCTCTCTCAGTGGCTTCCTCAGCGAGGCCGGGGCGGCAGTGAAGGAGAAAACCCGATCCTCTTCATCCCACCTTGACTACCTTCCAtccccagtgctctcaccagAGACCAGCCGCAAGCTCAACTCCG ACTCGCACGGCCTGTCGGACGAGGAAGGCTCCTCTGAGGTGTTCCTGGCCACCGACAGCGACTATGACTCCAGCCGGGCGCAGAGCCCGAAGGAGCTGGACCTGGTGTGCTCCACCTCGGGGCTCGAGGGCTGCAGCCGGAGGTTAGCCCGCACCCTGCGGGACAGTGCCCCGGACGTCCTGCAAAGCCACGAGCTCAAGACCCCACCCGCAGTGCTGCCACCGCCAGAGGAGCCCCGGCCACCGCCCCAGCTCTATGACAGTGACTTTGTCCTGCCCAGCCGGCAGATCGAGCTGCTGCGCATCACTGAGAAGCGACAGGCGTACTGCGTTCGGACCAGCAGCCTGGACTTCCCCAAGCCCCACTGCCCCGCCCCGAGAAAGTCCTGCCCCGGCTCCGTGGACAGCTCCCCGGCCGAGAGCAGGACCACGGGCCCCTGcgggcagctcaggctggggaCTGGCTCCACAGCCAGCCCCGAGCGCCGCCGGAGCGGACAGGGCTCCGAGCCCGTCTGCCGGACGCGCTCAGATGAGTGGACTCAGGACTTGCCAGACCAGCATCTAGAGCAGCCTGGGGGCTTGGCCGACCAAGGGAAGAAGCTGGGCTCTGTCACCTTGAGGGTCTGCCCTCAGTACGAAACGGGACTCTCCAAAGAGACCAGTGTCAAG CTGCACATCACCAGCCAGACGCCTGCCAGCGAGGTGGTGAAGCTGGTGGTGCTGGAGATGAACAACATCTCGCGGGACGTGCTGGGCGCCTCGGCTGCCGTGTGCTACGgcgaggagcagctggagcacttTGGGCTGGTGTTCGCTGCCAATGAGACCGAGCAGTGGCTCCCCGATGACTTCCTGCCTCTGTCCCTCCACACCAGCCAGCCCGAGGGGCGGTTCTTGGTCCGCATCAAGGAGACGTCCCCGCTGGTGCTCCAGTACGGGCCAGCGACCACCGTATGA